From Thermomonas sp. XSG, one genomic window encodes:
- a CDS encoding SURF1 family protein: MNPGARRLLGWWLLALLVAAGFAQLGRWQLARMHEKETMLAAASSALDHAHPQPLLLALDPARAQGYDWAAGGGTLLDDSLWLDAQQRGGRVGVRLYCVLLPDDGAQAVLVDAGWWPLAGDRQLPEAACPAGGGQAVRGLLAPPPTPGLAHGDALAEQAGKRWLASRMDLPAVAKALGLRVAIAPRVLRLDPQRQPGDGGVMAASGERDLDILPNTMPPERHLGYAVQWFGLALTVLVVAATLTFRMKKKAT; the protein is encoded by the coding sequence GTGAACCCCGGCGCGCGACGGCTGCTGGGTTGGTGGCTGCTGGCCCTGCTGGTGGCGGCGGGTTTCGCCCAGCTGGGTCGCTGGCAGCTGGCGCGCATGCACGAGAAGGAGACCATGCTGGCGGCGGCGTCCTCGGCGCTGGACCATGCGCATCCACAGCCGCTGCTGCTGGCCTTGGACCCGGCGCGCGCGCAGGGCTACGACTGGGCGGCCGGAGGCGGCACGCTGCTCGATGACAGCCTGTGGCTGGATGCCCAGCAGCGTGGTGGCCGCGTCGGCGTGCGGCTGTACTGCGTGTTGCTGCCGGACGATGGCGCGCAGGCGGTGCTGGTGGATGCCGGCTGGTGGCCGCTTGCGGGCGATCGCCAGCTGCCGGAAGCCGCTTGTCCCGCGGGTGGCGGCCAGGCCGTGCGCGGGCTGCTGGCGCCGCCGCCGACGCCCGGCCTTGCGCATGGCGATGCGCTTGCGGAACAGGCGGGCAAGCGCTGGCTGGCTTCGCGGATGGATCTGCCGGCAGTCGCGAAGGCGCTGGGCCTGCGCGTGGCGATCGCGCCGCGCGTGCTGCGGCTGGATCCGCAGCGCCAACCTGGCGATGGCGGCGTGATGGCGGCATCCGGCGAGCGGGACCTCGACATCCTGCCCAACACGATGCCGCCGGAGCGCCACCTCGGCTATGCGGTGCAATGGTTCGGTCTGGCGCTGACCGTGCTGGTCGTCGCCGCCACCCTCACGTTCAGAATGAAGAAGAAGGCGACATGA
- a CDS encoding twin transmembrane helix small protein produces the protein MSDSLKTLLIVGILILILWNLGAGLYYMLADKGQTKRTVNSLTKRIALSVALILFVVLAIHQGWITPHGVGRSPV, from the coding sequence ATGAGCGATTCGCTGAAAACCCTGCTCATCGTCGGGATCCTGATTCTCATCCTGTGGAACCTGGGCGCGGGCCTGTACTACATGCTGGCGGACAAGGGCCAGACCAAGCGCACCGTCAATTCACTGACCAAACGCATCGCCCTGAGCGTCGCGCTGATCCTGTTCGTCGTGCTGGCCATCCATCAGGGCTGGATCACGCCTCACGGGGTGGGCCGAAGCCCGGTCTGA
- a CDS encoding cytochrome c oxidase subunit 3 codes for MANAHAAQGSHDQDTYFVPHSSKWPLFASVALFTTMVGFATWLNEVSWGRTVFFVGIAGLLAILFKWFGDVIRESVAGHYNKQVDVSFRMGMVWFILSEVFFFAAFFGALFYARQFALPWLNGEGHGAVTNSLLWPGFAGGWPSNGPGAIGGTYQTVPAWGLPLLNTLILLASGVTVTIAHHALKAGKRGTLLLFLGLTVLLGSVFLFFQAEEYIHAYTELNLTLGSGIYGSTFFMLTGFHGAHVTLGTIMLAIIWLRCLKGHFSKDDHFAFEAVAWYWHFVDVVWLGLFLFVYVL; via the coding sequence ATGGCCAATGCCCACGCCGCCCAAGGCAGCCACGACCAGGACACCTATTTCGTCCCGCACAGCAGCAAGTGGCCGCTGTTCGCCTCGGTCGCCCTGTTCACCACCATGGTCGGTTTCGCCACCTGGCTGAATGAAGTCAGCTGGGGACGCACCGTGTTCTTCGTCGGCATCGCCGGCCTGCTGGCGATCCTGTTCAAGTGGTTCGGCGACGTCATCCGCGAGTCGGTGGCCGGCCACTACAACAAGCAGGTCGACGTGTCCTTCCGCATGGGCATGGTGTGGTTCATCCTTTCGGAAGTGTTCTTCTTCGCGGCCTTCTTCGGCGCGCTGTTCTACGCCCGCCAGTTCGCGCTGCCGTGGCTGAACGGTGAAGGCCATGGCGCGGTGACCAACAGCCTGCTGTGGCCCGGTTTCGCCGGCGGCTGGCCGAGCAACGGCCCGGGCGCGATCGGCGGCACCTACCAGACCGTGCCGGCCTGGGGCCTGCCGCTGCTCAATACGCTGATCCTGCTGGCTTCCGGCGTCACCGTGACCATTGCCCACCACGCGCTCAAGGCGGGCAAGCGCGGCACGCTGCTGCTGTTCCTCGGCCTGACCGTGCTGCTGGGCAGCGTGTTCCTGTTCTTCCAGGCCGAGGAATACATCCACGCCTACACCGAGTTGAACCTGACCCTCGGGTCGGGCATCTACGGCTCCACGTTCTTCATGCTGACCGGCTTCCATGGCGCGCACGTGACCCTCGGCACCATCATGCTGGCGATCATCTGGCTGCGCTGCCTGAAGGGCCACTTCAGCAAGGATGACCACTTCGCGTTCGAGGCGGTGGCCTGGTACTGGCACTTCGTCGACGTGGTATGGCTGGGTCTGTTCCTGTTCGTCTACGTGCTCTGA
- a CDS encoding cytochrome c oxidase assembly protein, giving the protein MSTSRTFGVWKMVGVAVAAFGFAFSLVPLYRIACEKVFGVRLEQGPVAAKGASGAGEDGRWVTVQFDGGVNSKLPWQFAPEQRSMRVQLGRQYEALYFARNTADRAIVGSAVPSVAPARASGYFNKTECFCFTAQTLAPGESRDMPVRFIIDPALPAGVKTLTLSYTFYKNDAQTAALAAMTGHAGAVRSAP; this is encoded by the coding sequence ATGAGCACCTCGCGCACCTTCGGCGTCTGGAAGATGGTCGGCGTGGCGGTGGCCGCGTTCGGTTTCGCCTTCTCGCTGGTGCCGCTGTACCGGATCGCCTGCGAGAAGGTGTTCGGGGTGCGCCTGGAACAGGGCCCGGTGGCCGCGAAGGGCGCCAGTGGCGCGGGCGAAGACGGACGCTGGGTGACCGTGCAGTTCGACGGCGGCGTGAACTCGAAGCTGCCCTGGCAGTTCGCGCCGGAGCAGCGCTCGATGCGGGTGCAGCTGGGCCGACAGTACGAGGCGCTGTACTTCGCCCGCAATACCGCCGACCGCGCCATCGTCGGCAGCGCCGTACCTTCGGTCGCACCTGCGCGCGCCTCCGGCTATTTCAACAAGACCGAATGCTTCTGCTTCACCGCGCAGACGCTGGCGCCGGGTGAATCCCGCGACATGCCGGTGCGCTTCATCATCGATCCGGCGCTGCCGGCCGGGGTGAAGACGTTGACCCTGTCCTACACCTTCTACAAGAACGACGCCCAGACCGCCGCACTCGCGGCAATGACGGGCCACGCGGGCGCGGTCCGTTCCGCGCCCTGA
- the ctaD gene encoding cytochrome c oxidase subunit I, with protein MSATHPDAVGQHDAHGHHKQGFIERWFFSTNHKDIGTLYLVFAFLMAIVGAALSVGIRTELATPGLQFVKPEFFNQLTTMHALVMIFGAIMPAFVGLANWMIPLQIGAPDMALPRMNNWSFWIMPFAFALLLLTFFLPGGAPGGGWTMYPPLSLQGGSNLAFAIFAIHMMGISSIMGAINIIATVLNMRAPGMDLLKMPIFCWTWLITAFLLIAVMPVLAGAVTMLLTDRFFATSFFNAAGGGDPVMYQHIFWFFGHPEVYIMILPAFGIVSEIIPTFSRKPLFGYQAMVYATAAIAFLSFIVWAHHMFTVGMPLGGEVYFMFATMLISIPTGVKVFNWVTTMWRGSLTFEAPMLWSISFVVLFTIGGFSGLMLAIVPADFQYHDTYFVVAHFHYVLVTGALFAIIAAIYYWWPKWTGRMYSEGLAKFHFWWTMVFVNLLFFPQHFLGLAGMPRRIPDYNVVFADWNLVSSIGAFGMFLTPFMMAFVLLRSKKHGAVAEARAWEGARGLEWTVPSPAPHHTFERPPVIKDGDLAHGDVSH; from the coding sequence ATGTCCGCCACGCATCCAGACGCCGTCGGCCAGCACGACGCCCACGGCCATCACAAGCAGGGCTTCATCGAGCGCTGGTTCTTCTCGACCAACCACAAGGACATCGGCACGCTGTACCTGGTGTTCGCCTTCCTGATGGCGATCGTGGGCGCCGCGCTGTCGGTCGGCATCCGCACCGAGCTGGCCACGCCCGGCCTGCAGTTCGTCAAGCCCGAGTTCTTCAACCAGCTCACCACCATGCATGCGCTGGTGATGATCTTCGGCGCGATCATGCCGGCCTTCGTCGGCCTGGCCAACTGGATGATCCCGCTGCAGATCGGCGCGCCGGACATGGCGCTGCCGCGCATGAACAACTGGTCCTTCTGGATCATGCCGTTCGCGTTCGCGCTGCTGCTGCTGACCTTCTTCCTGCCGGGCGGTGCGCCCGGCGGTGGCTGGACCATGTACCCGCCGCTGTCGCTGCAGGGCGGCAGCAACCTGGCGTTCGCGATCTTCGCCATCCACATGATGGGCATCAGCTCGATCATGGGCGCGATCAACATCATCGCCACCGTGCTGAACATGCGCGCGCCGGGCATGGATCTGCTGAAGATGCCGATCTTCTGCTGGACCTGGCTGATCACCGCGTTCCTGCTGATCGCGGTGATGCCGGTGCTGGCGGGCGCGGTGACCATGCTGCTGACCGACCGCTTCTTCGCCACCAGCTTCTTCAACGCGGCCGGCGGCGGCGACCCGGTGATGTACCAGCACATCTTCTGGTTCTTCGGGCATCCCGAGGTCTACATCATGATCCTGCCGGCGTTCGGCATCGTGTCGGAAATCATCCCGACCTTCAGCCGCAAGCCGCTGTTCGGTTACCAGGCGATGGTGTATGCCACCGCGGCGATCGCGTTCCTGTCGTTCATCGTGTGGGCCCACCACATGTTCACGGTGGGCATGCCGCTGGGTGGCGAGGTCTACTTCATGTTCGCCACGATGCTGATCTCGATCCCGACCGGCGTGAAGGTGTTCAACTGGGTCACCACCATGTGGCGCGGCTCGCTGACCTTCGAAGCGCCGATGCTGTGGTCGATCTCCTTCGTGGTGCTGTTCACCATCGGTGGTTTCTCCGGCCTGATGCTGGCGATCGTGCCGGCCGACTTCCAGTACCACGACACCTACTTCGTGGTGGCGCACTTCCACTACGTGCTGGTGACCGGCGCGCTGTTCGCGATCATCGCCGCGATCTACTACTGGTGGCCGAAGTGGACCGGCCGCATGTACAGCGAAGGCCTGGCCAAGTTCCATTTCTGGTGGACCATGGTGTTCGTCAACCTGCTGTTCTTCCCGCAGCACTTCCTGGGCCTGGCCGGCATGCCGCGCCGCATCCCGGACTACAACGTTGTGTTCGCGGATTGGAACCTGGTCAGCTCGATCGGTGCGTTCGGCATGTTCCTGACCCCGTTCATGATGGCCTTCGTGCTGCTGCGCTCGAAGAAGCATGGCGCCGTGGCTGAAGCCCGTGCCTGGGAAGGCGCGCGCGGCCTGGAGTGGACGGTGCCGTCGCCGGCCCCGCATCACACCTTCGAGCGCCCGCCGGTCATCAAGGACGGCGACCTCGCCCACGGCGACGTCAGCCACTGA
- the coxB gene encoding cytochrome c oxidase subunit II: protein MTVAMPLAVHAQDAAAGPADPHRWQLNMGPGVTPTSQAAYDAHMVVLWVCVVIGVLVFGAMAVAIFKFRKSKGAVPDTTFTHSTRLEAVWTAIPVLILIGLAFPATSGLMRMYDVRDSAMTVKVTGYQWMWKYEYLGEDVSFTSRLDRKHDELRQSGKVVTEADDPHYLLNVDNVLVLPVDTKVRFVLTADDVIHSWWVPALGWKQDAVPGIVNEAWAQIEKPGIYRGQCAELCGKDHGFMPIVVKAVSKAEFAQWLAEEKAKRAPAAPAAPEAAPAAPAAEAEAAPEATAAAPQTAQPAAAQAG, encoded by the coding sequence ATGACCGTGGCGATGCCGCTGGCGGTCCATGCGCAGGATGCCGCGGCCGGTCCCGCCGACCCGCATCGCTGGCAGCTGAACATGGGGCCGGGCGTCACCCCGACCTCGCAGGCCGCCTACGACGCCCACATGGTGGTGCTGTGGGTCTGCGTGGTGATCGGCGTGCTGGTGTTCGGCGCGATGGCCGTGGCGATCTTTAAGTTCCGCAAGTCCAAGGGCGCGGTGCCGGATACCACCTTCACCCACAGCACCAGGCTGGAAGCGGTGTGGACGGCGATCCCGGTGCTGATCCTGATCGGCCTGGCGTTCCCGGCCACCAGCGGCCTGATGCGCATGTACGACGTGCGCGATTCGGCGATGACGGTGAAGGTCACCGGCTACCAGTGGATGTGGAAGTACGAGTACCTGGGCGAGGACGTGTCCTTCACCAGCCGTCTCGACCGCAAGCACGACGAGCTGCGCCAGAGCGGCAAGGTCGTGACCGAGGCCGACGACCCGCATTACCTGCTGAACGTCGACAACGTGCTGGTGCTGCCGGTCGATACCAAGGTGCGCTTCGTGCTGACCGCCGACGACGTGATCCACTCCTGGTGGGTGCCGGCGCTGGGCTGGAAGCAGGACGCCGTGCCGGGCATCGTCAACGAGGCCTGGGCGCAGATCGAGAAGCCGGGCATCTACCGCGGCCAGTGCGCCGAGCTGTGCGGCAAGGACCACGGCTTCATGCCGATCGTGGTGAAGGCCGTGAGCAAGGCAGAGTTCGCGCAGTGGCTGGCCGAAGAGAAGGCCAAGCGCGCGCCGGCCGCCCCGGCGGCTCCGGAAGCGGCTCCGGCCGCGCCGGCTGCCGAAGCCGAAGCCGCGCCCGAGGCCACCGCCGCCGCCCCGCAAACCGCCCAGCCCGCCGCCGCGCAGGCCGGTTGA